The bacterium genome has a window encoding:
- a CDS encoding type Z 30S ribosomal protein S14 — MAKTSLMNKARRKPKFSARKYNRCPLCGRPRAFLRKFQMCRICFRSLALKGEIPGVVKASW; from the coding sequence GTGGCGAAGACCTCCCTCATGAACAAGGCGCGCCGGAAGCCCAAGTTCTCGGCGCGCAAGTACAACCGCTGCCCCCTCTGCGGGCGGCCGCGGGCGTTTCTGCGGAAGTTCCAGATGTGCCGCATCTGCTTCCGTTCCCTGGCCCTCAAGGGTGAGATCCCCGGGGTCGTCAAGGCGAGCTGGTAG
- the rplN gene encoding 50S ribosomal protein L14 has product MIQVQTMLEVADNSGARKVQCIKVLGGSKRRYAELGDTIVVSVKESLPGGAIKKGSVLKAVVVRVVGNHARPDGSYIRFDRNAAVVINAQGEPLGSRIFGPVARELRSRGYMKIISLAPEVL; this is encoded by the coding sequence ATGATTCAGGTGCAGACCATGCTCGAGGTGGCCGACAACTCCGGCGCCCGCAAGGTGCAGTGCATCAAGGTCCTCGGGGGCTCCAAGCGGCGCTACGCCGAGCTCGGCGACACGATCGTCGTCTCGGTCAAGGAGTCGCTCCCGGGCGGCGCGATCAAGAAGGGCTCGGTGCTCAAGGCGGTGGTGGTGCGCGTCGTCGGCAACCACGCGCGGCCGGACGGCTCCTACATCCGCTTCGACCGCAACGCGGCGGTCGTGATCAACGCGCAGGGCGAGCCCCTCGGCAGCCGCATCTTCGGGCCGGTGGCCCGCGAGCTGCGCAGCCGCGGCTACATGAAGATCATCTCCCTCGCGCCGGAAGTCCTCTAG
- the rpmC gene encoding 50S ribosomal protein L29, with the protein MKTVKAGTIREMAGAELDKRAGEIREELFKLRFQHATGQLENPVRMRTLRRELARVLTVQHEQAAAAAKPAGKAG; encoded by the coding sequence GTGAAGACGGTCAAGGCGGGCACGATCAGGGAGATGGCGGGCGCCGAGCTCGACAAGCGGGCCGGCGAGATCCGCGAGGAACTCTTCAAGCTGCGCTTCCAGCACGCCACCGGGCAGCTCGAGAACCCGGTGCGCATGCGCACGCTGCGCCGCGAGCTGGCGCGGGTGCTCACCGTGCAGCACGAGCAGGCCGCAGCCGCGGCGAAGCCGGCGGGAAAGGCGGGGTAG
- the rplX gene encoding 50S ribosomal protein L24 → MAIKINDTVAVIAGKEKGKRGRVLKVLPAEGRVIVEKVNFIKRHTKPSQKHRQGGIIEKEGPIHLSNVQPYCKKCGKPVRVRALTGVGGEKSRACARCGDIF, encoded by the coding sequence ATGGCGATCAAGATCAACGACACGGTGGCGGTCATCGCCGGCAAGGAGAAGGGCAAGCGCGGGCGCGTGCTCAAGGTTCTGCCGGCGGAGGGGCGCGTCATCGTCGAGAAGGTGAACTTCATCAAGCGGCACACGAAGCCCTCGCAGAAGCACCGCCAGGGCGGCATCATCGAGAAGGAGGGGCCGATCCACCTCTCGAACGTGCAGCCGTACTGCAAGAAGTGCGGCAAGCCCGTGCGCGTGCGCGCCCTGACCGGGGTCGGCGGCGAGAAGAGCCGGGCCTGCGCGCGCTGCGGCGACATCTTCTAG
- the rplE gene encoding 50S ribosomal protein L5 translates to MAPARLYEKYKAEVMPALMKQFGYTNVMQVPKLVKVVLNRGAGDAAGEAKVMESYVEELQAVSGQRPVVTRARRSIAAFKLREGMPIGCKVTLRGARMYEFFDRLVSLTLPRVRDFRGVSSKGFDGRGNFNLGLDEQIIFPEIDYDKIVRVKGMSISVATTAATDDEGRALLKGLGFPFRD, encoded by the coding sequence GTGGCGCCGGCGCGGCTCTACGAGAAGTACAAGGCCGAGGTGATGCCGGCGCTGATGAAGCAGTTCGGCTACACCAACGTCATGCAGGTGCCGAAGCTGGTGAAGGTGGTCCTCAACCGCGGCGCCGGGGATGCGGCCGGCGAGGCGAAGGTCATGGAGTCCTACGTCGAGGAGCTGCAGGCGGTCTCCGGGCAGCGCCCCGTGGTGACGCGGGCCCGCCGCTCGATCGCGGCCTTCAAGCTGCGCGAGGGGATGCCCATCGGCTGCAAGGTCACCCTGCGCGGCGCGCGGATGTACGAGTTCTTCGACCGCCTCGTGAGCCTGACGCTGCCGCGGGTGCGCGACTTCCGCGGCGTCTCCTCGAAGGGCTTCGACGGCCGCGGCAACTTCAACCTCGGCCTCGATGAGCAGATCATCTTCCCGGAGATCGACTACGACAAGATCGTCCGGGTCAAGGGCATGAGCATCTCGGTCGCCACGACCGCCGCGACCGACGACGAGGGGCGGGCCCTGCTCAAGGGGCTCGGCTTCCCCTTCCGGGACTAG
- the rpsQ gene encoding 30S ribosomal protein S17, with protein MEEKAKTAAERGRRKTRVGLVVGTEMDKTAVVKVERRQQHPKFKRYVLRSAKYLVHDEKNQLQVGDKVRIIETRPLSKRKNWRLHQVIEKTK; from the coding sequence GTGGAAGAGAAGGCGAAGACGGCCGCGGAGCGGGGCCGGCGCAAGACGCGCGTCGGGCTCGTCGTCGGCACCGAGATGGACAAGACGGCGGTGGTCAAGGTGGAACGGCGGCAGCAGCACCCGAAGTTCAAGCGCTACGTGCTGCGCTCGGCGAAGTACCTCGTCCACGACGAGAAGAATCAGCTCCAGGTGGGGGACAAGGTGCGGATCATCGAGACGCGCCCGCTGAGCAAGCGCAAGAACTGGCGCCTCCACCAGGTCATCGAGAAGACGAAGTAG